DNA sequence from the Narcine bancroftii isolate sNarBan1 chromosome 11, sNarBan1.hap1, whole genome shotgun sequence genome:
ttgctgctttatagTGTGCCTTCTATGACACTGGGGTGTCCCAGAGAGTCGATGAAGTGTGGGGTCACTGGTCTGACGCATAACCCCACTGCCTGTGGTTCCTCCTCAAGGTGGGGCAGCCATCCTGAGAATGGGTGGCCCAAGAGTTGAACAGCGACCATGGGTCCCCATGTGGGTCTCCAGAGTCTTTTTGtatttacaacacggtagaagctgattccgcccatttaaacccgtgctgctcaattactcctaaattaacctacaatgatGAGAATGCCTGTGATAACAAGGAGGCAACGAGAACATGGATGGTCTCAGCGCACTAGCCTCAGCTGAGAAAACACGGTGGAGGCTTGCTATGGGCAGCTTATCTTATTGCAAAGATGTAACTAGAGGGCGAGGAACAAACAAACAATGCTGGGACTGCGGTGTTGATCAAATCTGAGGACAGACTGCTTCTAGAATGGATGAGGCTTCTGCTTAGGACTGAATCTCCTGCTGGAGACATCCCACCCATCACCATCGGAGTGCTCCTTCTCAAATCTCCACTTGGTTAGTCCTCTCCGCTAACATGTTGCCTGGGCAGCACTTCTTGATGGACCAGAATGGAAAATCCCCAGACTGGGTTAGACTACTGGCAGCAACGAagagtttgtgcagagggtaaaCATTAACTTGAATTCAGTCATTGATAAGTAGGAGGGGGCTGCTGCCTTTCCTCCCTGCCACCCATTTTTAACTGCTGTTTACGGCAGCCCTGGTGTTTATGAATTCCTCTCAATGTCTGTCCTTCACTACCCAGGAATTTCACATTCAAGAAGAGAAAGTTGTCGTCCACAATAAAATCCATGGAGACATTAACCTTGTGAGAAATGATGACCTACAAGCAATGAATGCACACCAAGTTCAAAATGAGAACAAATGTTAAAGTAGCTCAGACCCCACACCTGTCTCTCTAATCAGTGCACAATATCTGTCTGAATCACAATATATTTCAATGTCGTTTGAAAGATTGTTAATCATTTCAGGAAACGTCTTACCACTGCCAAATATGCGAAATGTTAATGTGAACTGGAGAGAAAATGATTACATATTTCCTCAAATTTATTactatttcccaacaaaaaagcCTATTTTCAATCTTTATTGAGTTAGCATACATGGActgttacaggccctttggcccacaatgttgtgccaacctatataaacctactccatgatcAATCGAAGCATGCCCTCCCCACTCCATAATGCCCCATTTTTCTTGAGGGGAGAGTTTTGTAAATAAAATGGAGAATATTAGAGACTCTCAACAGGTCAGCATGTGTGGGAAgtgttttctctttttatttctgatttccggcatctgcagattttcattcaTCCTTTTTAAACTTTCACGTTCATCTCATGTACGGTTTCCTGCTTGTTTTCCTGAGCAGAGAAACCAGCCTATGAGGTCTGACATCAGGCAGCTCACATGGAATCTGAGACCCAGCCACAGAATAGAGGCAAATAAccagaggcttggtcaaggaggtttGAATCAGTCTTAAATGAGGAGAGCAAGCGAGAGAGATATGGAGATTCCTCGAGAAAATTTCATGAATTATAGCGAGTGTCTTTACCCCTCTTAAGCCTCCCTCACTCCTGAAACtcttaagtcaagtcaagtttattgtcatctgattgtacaagtcttcttctttcttcttctttggcttggcttcgcggatgaagattaatggaggggtaatgtccacgtcagctgcaggctcgtttgtggctgacaagtccgatgcgggacaggcagacacggttgcagcggttgttttgtcagtgaggtgggctctgcggtcttcttcaaaggaggttgctgcccgccgaactgtgaggcgccaagatgcacggtttgaggcgatatcagcccactggcagtggtcaatgtgacaggcaccaagagatttctttaggcagtccttgtacctcttctttggtgcacctctgtctcggcggccagtggagagttcgccatataacacgatcttgggaaggcgatggtcctccattctggagacgtgacctacccagcgcagttggatcttcagcagcgtggattcgatgctgtcggcctctgccatctcgagtacttcaatgttggtgatgaagtcgctccaatgaatgttgaggatggaacggagacaacgctggtggaagcgttctaggagccgtagtacaacctggcaaaacagcgttctctggtcctcagtgaaaaacatgcagacacatacctagacgtaacacacatacaaataatgCATATATAGGACAAGCATTCATATGAACAAATAAATACATAGATTTTGTtttatgagagtctcagatggtcagtgtgagtggttcctttggtcgttcaccattctcactgcccatgggatgaagttgttcctcagcctagtggagctggctctgttactcctgtatctcttccccaatgggagcagctgaaagatgctgtgtgcggaatcgagtcaagtcgtcacctttatttattgttcataccatgctcaaacagtaaagacgagataacATTTCTCTAGGACCATGAAGCATGTttgcataaatataagttagaatagaagttaacaCATTGAAATATCCATCGCTCCTCAACCATTTCCCACTTAACACCCTCACTCTACCACTCCTGAACCATCCCttactctctccctcactcctcaaTCTTTTCTCACTCACACCCTCActcctccctcactcctccattCCCTCACCCTTCGGCTCACTCTGCCACTCCTCAATCACCCGTCACTCCACCAGTCCTCAACCACCCTTCACGCTCACcaataggcaggatgcagagttgggcggagaagtggcagatggcgctcaatccaaataagtgtgaagtgatgcactttgaaaGGTCAAACTTAAAGGTGGAGAATGTGGTTAATGGGAGATGTGGTGATAGGATGTTTGTAACAGGGTGGGAGTATGTGGATGGCTGTAAATGGGATGGTGGTGACGGGATGTAGAAGCATTATAAATCAGGAAATGGAAGCATTCCCCATCACAGGATTCTGCAGGGAGCTCTGAAGCTTCGTCCGTTCTGGTGTGTCGATTACCTGAGACATCTTCCTGAATATTGAGGGGCTTTGTTCAACACAGGATGACGCTGGGGAATCATGTCTCTGATGAGCAATCCGGTGTTCCATCACATCACTGTCACAGGCCCCAATCCTCCTATTACCAGGCTAATTATGAATGGCAGCAAGAGAGAGGATACATTTCTGTCTGATTTACAATTTGATGAATACATTCCCCTGCTGTCCCAGTGCTGTCAGTAAACCGTGATGAGGGGGGTCAGGAGGTGAGAATCAGACAGCAAGGGAAAGAAAGTGTGACTAAATTTGATTTCTACTCAAtcagaatttaatccagacataTCCAAATACAAAATGGCTTAATATGGAAGATTAATCAATAGATCTGAGACTCATTAACTGCCTTGATTCAAGGAATTGTTAATATGCTTGAGCATCcaggcccacccccccccctctcccccccactgtTTCATGGAGAAAAGGCTGCTTTTTATTTGCATGTTTACAATTGAAGGTGTCGAACTGGGAAACAGTGATGGGCGACACAGTTAGCGTCGAGGTTAGCACGATGTTGTTACATTGCCagtgactgggatttgaatccagcactgactgtagggagtttgtacattctccctgtatctacgtgagtttcctccaggggctctgatttcctcccacccttcaaaacgtacagaggttgtaggtcaattgggtgtaattgggtggcatgggctagtgggccggaagggcctgttaccgtgctgtatatctaaatttaagaaCTTTAAGTAGAAGGGCATTTATTATTCATTGAGGAGGGGGTGAACAGGAAGTAATCCCATTGCAGCTGGTGGGAGTGAGTTCGACATCACTGATCCCAGCGCTCTCCTCCCATACCTCTCTCCACCTCTACCACCTTCATTCATCCAGCATTCTATCATCTCTTGGCCCTCCCCAGCCCTGCTCCCAACCCCCGTTGAATGTTTAAACACCTGCAGCATGACTCCCCAACTTTTCTACTCAATGCCCTGAACCAATGAAGGCATACAGCCTGTGCCATCTTTACCACCCAGGATGTGCCCTCCTCtctggaaggagatacaggagcctgaagaccaacacccaacggcacaaggacagcttcttcccctccgccaatggacaatgaaccacagacactgcctcactttctcttcttttgaaaaagttttttatatgtaatttatagtaatatttgcacctgtgaggCTGCCTCAAAATAATGAATTGTGTTTGGTTTGTGTGAGAAAATAATGGTCATTATAGTAATTATTGTAAGGTACCAAAGTCCAGTCAGGAAGATCTGCGTCCACTGGGTAATATTTACCTTGGGAGCAACAAGAGATAATAATTCAGTTTGGTTATGCAAAGTGAGTTTACAGAAGACAGCATCGTATGACTTGGTGAACTATTAAGTTCCATGAGCAGCTGAGAGAGTTTGAACAGAGATGTGATTTGCCAGATCTGGTCCTTGGCACGTCatttccgtgtctctgaatcCAGAGACGCAGATCTCACACAAGATCACTGCAAGCGCTGGGCTTCTGAACACTCAGCACGCCCGGCAGAATGAAACCCAGAGCTAACGTTTCAACTCAGTGAGGTCTCATCTGAGGTTTATTTTACCATTGACATGCTGAGATATTAGTTGTGCATTCTGTAGGGAGTTTGGAAAACTACAGAAGCATACGCTTTATTCTCAGTCACCTCTGCTAAACCCAAGATCACCGTAGAGTGTTTCTGTTGGGCACCACTTCCAAACTACCGTCCGATTGAAGTCAATTGAAAATAATTTCCGAACCACCCACTCTACGACTGCCATATTCATGGGAGCAAAGGATAAATTGGATTCACAGTGTTTAAAGGTTAACCTTTTGGACTCTGTAttcctgttttcagggactaccaacaagcacatatactccatgtccccgtTTTCCAGTACtgtttttatacccaaccaccagctacTCATGTTTGTACTGCAATTTACCTATGGATCCGGtgtggagtatatattatgaaaagttaaaaatggatgagtctaaagggttaaactGTGAGGATCATTTGTTAATTCAGCCTCTGTTTGTTCACTTGGAGTTTAGAAGTgtgagattaatttatttgcaatgaAAGATTCTGGTGAGATATTCAGGGAGTTGGGTAGGATATTTAGATAATTCCCCTTCTGGAGGCTAATGGAAGCTTTGGCCATAATTAACCTTTTTGAAACTAATGTGAGCCTGTTAATCTTATCCATGTTCAGTGGCTGCCACCGAAACTCAGTTGTTGACTAAATGTAATAACATCAACAGAAACTCCCTTTGTAAATTTGCTTTTTATCAACCAACTGAGTTATTAACTCTctacttctctttctttggcttggcttcgcggacgaagatttatggagggggtaaaaagtccacgtcagctgcaggctcgtttgtggctgaccagtccgatgcgggacaggcagacacgattgcagcggttgcaagggaaaattggttggttggggttgggtgttgggtttttcctcctttgccttttgtcagtgaggtgggctctgcggtcttcttcaaaggaggctgctgcccgccaaactgtgaggcgccaagatgcacggtttgaggcgttatcagcccactggcggtggtcaatgtggcaggcaccaagagatttctttaggcagtccttgtaccttttctttggtgcacctctgtcacggtggccagtggagagctcgccatataatacgatcttgggaaggcgatggtcctccattctggagacgtgacccatccagcgcagctggatcttcagcagcgtggactcgatgctgtcgacctctgccatctcgagtacctcgacgttaggggtgtgagcgctccaatggatgttgaggatggagcggagacaacgctggtggaagcgttctaggagccgtaggtggtgccggtagaggacccatgattcggagccgaacaggagtg
Encoded proteins:
- the LOC138746229 gene encoding uncharacterized protein; protein product: MFFTEDQRTLFCQVVLRLLERFHQRCLRSILNIHWSDFITNIEVLEMAEADSIESTLLKIQLRWVGHVSRMEDHRLPKIVLYGELSTGRRDRGAPKKRYKDCLKKSLGACHIDHCQWADIASNRASWRLTVRRAATSFEEDRRAHLTDKTTAATVSACPASDLSATNEPAADVDITPPLIFIREAKPKKKKEEDLYNQMTINLT